GCTGAGCTGCATGCTGCTGCTGTTCTGGCTGGAACAGGCCGCCATCAATGCTTACTGGCGGCAGACCTTCCACACGCCCAGCTTGTTGGAGCGGCTGGACGTACTGTCCCCGTGGCGAGAGGGAGGCTCGCTCGGCGGCGGCTTGCGTCGGCATAGCGAGGCGTTGCAGCAGCATGTGGGCGGCTGGGATCGCCGGATGATAGACAGCCTCAACGCCTGCTGCCTGAGGCCGCGCCAGGCATCGTCCGCGGTCGTCGCCAGGCCGGCCGCGCCGAAGCCGCAAGCGTCGGCGGCTGCGGCCGTCAAAGCGGTGGATCCCCGGCTGCTTCTGGATGAGGGGTTGCCGGTTCTGCTGGCCGGCGATTCGATGATGCAGGGCGTGGCGCTGCATCTGCTGCCGCCGCTGTTCCGACAGCATCAGGTCAAGGCGATCGACATCAGCAAGCAAAGCACCGGGCTGACCTATCCGGACTTTTTCAACTGGCCGGCGACGGTGGAGCGGCAACTGGCCGCCAACCCCAAAGCCCAGTTGCTGGTGATGTTCGTCGGCGCCAACGATACCTGGGACATGGTCAATGGCGCGCATTACATTCGTTTCGCGTCGCCAGACTGGGAGCAGCGCTACCGCGAGCGGATCAGAAGCATTCTGGCCAGCGCCAACAAGCGCAAGGTCAAGGTATTGTGGCTGGGCCTGCCCAATATGAGCCGGGACAAGCTGAACGAAGGCGTCCATTACCTGAATCGGCTGTATCGCGAGGAGGTGACCGCAGCCGGCGGCCGCTTCATTTCCACCCGGGAGGCGCTGGGCAGCCAGGACGACAGCTTCAACAAATTCATGACATTGCCCGACCAGGGCGAGGTGGCGGTCCGCACTGCCGACGGCGTGCATTTCACTCGCCAGGGCCAGTTGCTGCTGGCGCGCCGCGTGCTGGCGGAATTGAGGTTCGAATGACATTACAGGCAATCTCGCGGGTTTCGCTCTGGCTCGCCGCCGCCGTGCTGGGCGTTCAGGCGCAGGCGGCGCCGGTGCAGGATTTCGGCGACCCCAATGTGGCGCGCCTCGCCGCCCGTTTCAGCCTGCAGGGCGACGCCCAGCCGCCGGTACGGATCATACAGTTTGGCGACTCCCACACCGCGGCCGACTATTTCAGCGGCGAGCTGCGCGCCCGGTTGCAGGCGCGCTACGGCGATGCGGGCATCGGTTGGCTGCCGCCGCTCAATGTGCCGGGGCAGCGCAACGCGCTGGCCTATGTCCGCAGCGATGGATGGGCTTTGCGCAATAGTCGCCGCGACATCGATCCCGACTTTCCCTTGGGCGGCTTCGTTGCAGTCGCCCAGCGGCCCGGCGCCAGCATCACCGTGAAGCCGCGGACGGAGGATAACGGCTTGTGGCGAGTGAGGGTCTGGCTGAGGCAGAGCGCGGATAACCAGATGTTGACTGTCGATGACGGCAACGGTTTGCGGCGGGCCCAGGTGAGCGCTGGCGGCGGGTGGCAGCGAGTGGAGGCCAAGCTTAAGCTGCCGTTCACCCTGCGGGCGGAAAGCCTGCCCGCTCCCGACATCGGCGGCTATGAACTGGAAAAGCTGGCACCCGGCGTGGTGGTGGACACGGTGGGCAGCAATGGCGCGCAACTGAGCCTGTGGCGCAGCTGGGGCGCGGCGTGGGGGCGGCAGCTGGCCGCGCGCGACGCCGATCTGGTGATTCTGGCTTACGGCACCAACGAAGCTTTCGACGCCAAGCTGGATCTGGATGAATACAAGGCCACGCTGCAGGGGGCGATCAGCTTGGTGCGCAGCCAGTTGCCGCAGGCGGCCATCCTGATGCTGGGCGCGCCGGATTCCGCGAGGCGCAAGGGAGGGGCGGTCAGCCGCGAGTGCGCGGGGCCGCAGCGGCCGCTCTTGCTGAGCGCCGTGCAGCAGACGCAGCGCCAGCTGGCGCGCGACAACCATTTGCTGTACTGGGACTGGCAGCAGGCGATGGGCGGGCCGTGCAGCATGAGGATCTGGCTGCAGCAACAGCTGGGCCGGCCTGACATGGTCCATTTCACCGCGCCCGGCTATACCCGGCTGGGGGATGATCTCTACGAGGGGCTGAGCCAGCGCCTGGCGCGCTGAGGGCTCAGGCGTTGGTCGCCGCCGCCGGGGCGTCAGCCGCTTGCTGCGTGTCTTCCAGCGTCAGCCCCAGGCCGAGCGCCACTTCGCTCCTGGACTGCTCGGCCAGCAGGAAGCGGTTGTCCAGGCCGGGCTCGCCGGCCTTCAGCGCTTGGCCGTAGCTGATCTCCACCTCGATTTGCGGCACGCTCAGCACCTTGCGGATGCTTTGCAGCAAGGAGATGTCGTCGATGTAGGCCGCTTCCCGCAGCAGGCTGCCGTCCGGGCGCTGGTAGCGCAGCGATACCGGCTGCACGGTGCCGCGGGCCAGCAGCGCCGCCTCGAACAGGGATGCCTTGAATGGCAAGAGTCCGCTGCCGTCCGAGGTGGTGGACTCGGGGAACACCGCCATGCAGCCGCCGTTTTGCATCGCCTCGGCCAGTATCTGGTTGACCCGGCTGGCGTCGCGGCGGTTGCCGCGGTCGATGAACAGCGTGCCGGCTACATAGGCCAGCCAGCCAATCAGCGGCCACTGGCGGATTTCTCGCTTGGCGACGAAGCGGGACACGGTGCAGCTGTTGAGCGCCACGATGTCCAGCCAGGACACGTGGTTGGCCACCAGCAAGGTATTGGGGGGGTAAAAGCCGGGATTGACGCCCCGCACCTTGATGCTGACGCCGAGTATTTTCAACGCATGCTGAGCCCAGCGGCGGGTGACCACCGCGCGTTCGGCCTGGGCCAGGCGGGAATAGCGGGTGGCGACGATGAACACCCCCACGGCCAGATGGCCGAGCAGGCGCGTCACGCGGCCGCAGCGGGTGGCGAAGGAAGTGGTGTCGTGTGACTTCAAGATAGTTACGATTTCAAGTCTGCGGGATTACAGGCCGCCACTCTATCACGGCTGGCATAGCGGGCAATAGTAAGTGCTGCGCTGTCCCTGGCGAATGTGGCGTATCGGCGAGCCGCAACGGCGGCAGGGTTCTTCTTGGCGGTTGTACACCATATAGCTTTGCTGGAAGTAGCCGGGCTTGCCCTCGCTGTCGACGAAGTCGCGCAGCGTGCTGCCGCCGGCCTCGATCGCGCGCTTGAGCACGGCCTTGATTTCCGACGCCAGGCGGTCGCAGTCGCCGCGCGTCAGCGCGTTGGCGGCGCGGGTGGGGGCGATGCCGGCGTGGAACAGCGCCTCGTTGGCATAGATGTTGCCGACGCCGACCACCACGTGGTTGTCCATGATGGCGAGCTTGACCGCGCTGCCGCGGCGGCGGATGGCCTGGAACAGCGTTTCGCCGCCGAAGGCGTCGGACAGGGGTTCCGGCCCCAGCGCCTGCAGCAGCGGATGCAGCTCGATCGGACCGATGTGCCACAGCACCGCGCCGAAGCGGCGCGGGTCGCGGTAGCGCAGCAGCTGGCCGTCCAGCAGCAGATCCAGGTGGTCGTGTTTCTGGGGCGGCGCGCCGGCGGGCATCACCCTCAGGCTGCCGGACATGCCCAGGTGGATCAGCAGGGTGCCGCTCTCGCATTCCAGCAGCAGGTATTTGGCGCGGCGGCGCACGGCGAGCACCTTCTCGCCGGCGACGCGTTCCGCCAGGTCGGGCGGAACCGGCCAGCGCAGGCTGGGGTTGCGGACGACGGCGCCGCGCAGGGTACGTCCTTCCAGGTGCGGCTCGACGCCGCGGCGGGTGGTTTCGACTTCGGGCAGTTCAGGCATGGTCGGGCGGCGATTCGGTAAATGGTGCAAAGATGAAAAGCGGACATGCTATTCTACGCGTTCAACAGGCTTTGAGCAGGCAACTTAATCCATGCGAATGAAACCGCTGAAACGATCCCTACCGTTGCTGCTGGCGCTGCTGCTGGCGGCCTGCGCCGGCGTCAAGCCGCCTGCGGCCGCGCTGGCTCTGCCTGAGGCCAAGCCGGCGGCGGAATCCGGTCCGGACGAGGCCAAGTTGCCCAAGGTGGAACTGACGCCGGAAATCCTGTATGGCGTGCTGGCAGGCGAAATCGCCGCCCGCCGCGGCGCGGCTGGGTCGGCCGGCCTGACCTATCTCGACTTGGCGCGTGAAACCCGCGATCCGCGGATGGCGCAACGCGCCGCCGAGTTCTGTCTTCTGACCGGCCAGTTGAAGCCGGCGACCGAGGCGCTGCGACTGTGGATCGAGCTGGACCCCGATTCGTTGCCGGCGCGCGAGCAGCTGTTCATCACCCTGATGCGCGGCGGCAAGCTGGCTGAAAGCAAACCCCTGCTGGAGGAGCTGCTGCGGCTGGAACCGCAGCGGGCGCCGGCGATTTTCGTGCAATTGGCGCGGCTGAGCTCTCGCCCGGATGGCGGAGGCGGCCAATCCTATCAACTGGTGCGCGAACTGGCTGGCCGTTATCCCGATTTGCCGGAGGCCCGCTTCGCGGTGCTGGCTGCGGCGGCGGACAGCAACGACCAGGCGGCGGTGGATCGCGAGTTCGATCATTTGGCCAGAATCGCGCCCAAGTGGGACCTGCCGGTGGCCTGGCAAGTGGACCGGTTGCGGCGCAAGGACATGAACGCCGCCGCGGGCTTCCTGCAGCGCGAGCTGGCGCGGCGTCCGGACGCGGGGCTGGAGCTGCAGATCGCCTACCCGCGCCTGCTGGTGGGGGCCAAGCGCTTCCCCGAGGCGCGCGCGGCGTTCGAGTCCTTGCTCAAGACCCATCCCGACAACCCGGATTTGCTGTACGCGACCGGCCTGCTGGCCTACCAGATGCGCGATCTGAAAACCGCCGCGGCCAGGCTGCAGGGCGCGCTGGAGCAGCACTATCCGGAACAGGATTTCGTTCGCTACACGCTGGGCCAGATCGCCGAGGACGAGCGTGACGACGAGCGCGCCGAAAACTGGTATCGACAGGTCGGTTCCGGCCAGCAATACCTGCCGGCGCAATCGAGGCTGGCGATGCTGGAGGCGGCGGACGGCAAGCTGGACGAGGCGCTGGGCCGATTGAGCGGGCTGGGCAACACCGATCAGGAAAAGATTTCGTTGGCGCTGCTGCAGTCGCAGCTGGCGCGCGAAGCCAAGCAGCCGCGGCGCGCCTATGATCTGCTGACCCAGGCATTGCAGCGTCAGCCCAAGGCCAGCGAGTTGTTGTACGAGCGTTCGCTGGTGTCCGACATGCTGGGCAACGCAGGCAACGCCGAGCGCGATTTGAAGCAGATTCTGAAAGACAAGCCGGGCGACGCCCAGGCTTTGAACGCGCTGGGCTACACGCTGGCCAACCGCACCACCCGCTACCAGGAAGCCTATGGCTACATTGAAAAGGCGCTGAAGGCCGAGCCGGACAATCCCGTGATCCTGGACAGCATGGGTTGGGCGCAATATAAGCTCGGCCGGCTCGAGGCGGCGCGCAAGACGCTGGAGAAGGCCTATGCCGCGATGCCGGATCCGGAAGTGGGGGCTCACTTGGGCGAGGTGCTGTGGAAGTTGGGCCGTCGCGATGAGGCGCTGGCCGTGTGGCGCAAGGAGCTCATCCAGCATCCCGGCCATGATGTGATCAGCGAGGCGATGCAGCGGCTGGGGGCAAAGCCGTGATCCGGCGTGCTTTGCCGCTGGCCTTGGCGTTGCTGCTGGCGGGCTGCGCCAACGAGGCGCTGTTCCGTCCCAAGCCCGTGCTGGAGTCTGCCGTCGACGCGCCGTTCAGCGTCAGCGGACGTCTGTCTGCCAACCTGGACGGCAAGGGCCATGTCGCCAATTTCGACTGGAAGCATCAGCCGCCGCGCGATGAGGTGGCGATCAATTCGCCGCTGGGCAATACCGTGGCCAAAGTGTTGCGGGATCCGGCCGGCGTGACTCTGCTGGCCGACGGCAAACGCTGGGAGGCGGACGATGTGGAAAGCCTGACCCGGCAGGTGATGGGCTGGCCGTTGCCCTTGTCCAATCTGGTATGGTGGATACGCGGCCTGCCTGCGCCAGGCGCGGAGAGCCGTTTCGACGCGGACGGCAGCCTGGAGCAACAGGGTTGGCGCATTCGCTTCATTCGCGACGCCGACGTAGACAGCGATCATCCCAAGCGGGTGGAAATGCAGCGCGAAGGCCTGACCGTCAAAGTGGTGGTGCAGCGCTGGCAGTGAGCCGCCGCGCCCTCGCACTGATTTTTAGAGTGAGACATGCAGCATACCTTCCATTCCTTTCCCGCCCCGGCCAAGCTCAACCTGCTGCTGCATGTGGTGGGCAAGCGGCCAGATGGCTATCATCTGCTGGAAACCGTGTTTCGTTTCATCGATTTCGGCGACACGCTGCAACTGGCGGTGCGCGATGACGGCAGGATAGAACTGCTGACGCCGACCGAGGGCGTGTCGGCTGAACAGGACTTGACCGTGCGCGCTGCGCGGCTGTTGCAGAGGGAGAGCGGCTGCCGACTCGGCGCCAGCATCCAATTGGAAAAGCGCACGCCGATGGGCGGCGGTTTGGGCGGCGGAAGTTCCGACGCCGCCACCGTGTTGATCGCGCTGAATCGTTTATGGGGTCTGGGGTGGCCGCGGGATAGGCTGCAGGCATTGGGTTTGCAACTGGGCGCGGACGTGCCGGTATTCATTTTCGGCCGCAGCGCGCTCGCCTGCGGGGTGGGAGAGGTATTGGAGCCGCTTTCATTGAAGCCGGCTTGGTATTTGGTGATCCATCCACAGGTCCATGTGCCGACAGCCGATGTCTTCCGAAATTTTTCGGGAACCATGTTGACAGAGATGGGGCGCCTCGGCATAATGCGAATCCTCGAAACAACGCAGCAGCGCAGAAATGACCTGCAAGCCGTTGTTGAGAAAAGATTTCCAGCGGTGAATGAAGCACTGAGCGAGTTGAGAAAATATGGTTCGCCGCTGATGACTGGTTCCGGAGCCTGTGTGTTCTTGGAGTTCAAGTCGAAAGACGAAGCCGATAAAGTTTACCGAGTGTTGTCAGAAAAATATCAGGGATTTGTAGCGGAAGGGCTGAATGCCCATCCCCTGTTCGACAGCGCTGAATAAGGTTATTGGGGAGTCGCCAAGTGGTAAGGCACCGGATTTTGATTCCGGCATTCGTAGGTTCGATCCCTACCTCCCCAGCCAGGACTTTCTCCCTATAAGAGAGAGCATGAAAAAAGCGTGTAAGAGAGCCTTACACGCTTTTTCTTTATCCAGCTAAGGCAAAGCGAATCATGGCGGCATACGACAGTTTGATGGTATTTACCGGTACGGCTAATCCGGAACTTGCTCAGAACGTAGTCAAACATTTGGATATTTCGTTGGGGCGCGCCGATGTCGGCAAGTTCAGCGACGGCGAAGTGGCGGTGGAACTGTTGGAAAATGTGCGCGGCCGCGACGTTTTCATTCTGCAGTCCACCTGTGCGCCGACCAACGACAATCTGATGGAAATCCTGACCATGGCCGATGCGCTGAAACGCGCTTCTGCCGGCCGGATCACCGCGGCGATTCCGTATTTCGGCTATGCCCGCCAGGATCGCCGTCCGCGCTCCGCCCGCGTGCCGATCTCGGCCAAGCTGGTGGCCAATATGCTGACCAGCGCCGGCATCGACCGCGTGCTGACCGTCGACCTGCATGCCGACCAGATTCAGGGCTTCTTCGACATCCCGGTGGACAATGTGTACGCGACCCCGGTGCTGCTGAAGGACATCCGCTCGCAGCGTTTCGACGATCTGATCGTGGTCAGTCCGGACGTGGGCGGCGTGGTGCGCGCCCGCGCAGTGGCCAAGGCGCTGAACACCGACCTAGCCATCATCGACAAGCGCCGTCCCAAGGCGAATGTGGCCGAAGTGATGAACATCATCGGCGACGTGTCGGGCCGCACCTGCCTGATCGTCGACGACATGATCGACACCGCCAATACGCTGTGCAAAGCGGCCAGCGCTCTGAAGGAGCGCGGCGCCGAACGCGTGTTGGCCTATGCGACCCACCCGATCTTCTCCGGTCAGGCGGTGGACCGCATCAAGAATTCCGACATCGACATGGTGGTGGTGACCGACACCATCCCGTTGACCGCCGCGGCCAAGGCTTGCCCGAACATCCGGGTGGCTTCGATCGCCGGCCTGCTGGCCGAGACGCTGCGCAGGATCAACAACGAAGAGTCGGTGTCTTACCTCTTCAATGAGGAACTGGTTGCGACGGGCGCTTGCCTGCCGTAAACATCGGGCCCGCTGGTCGCGGCGGGCCGGGTGCTTTTAATCTGAAACTGGAGTTTTGACATGTCTTACGAACTGATTGCTGCCAAGCGTGCTGATCTGGGTACGGGTGCGAGCCGCCGCCTGCGTCACGCTGGCAAAGTGCCGGCCGTGGTATACGGCGCCGGCAAAGAAGCCGTTTCCCTGGAGCTGGACCACAACACCATGTACCACGCCGTCAAGCACGCCGATTTCCACACCTCCGTGCTGGAACTGGTGATCGATGGCCAGAAAGAACAGGTGAAGGTTGCCGCGTTCCAGATGCACCCGTACAAACAGCAAGTACTGCACATCGACTTTGCTCGTGTGTAATCGCTGCTGCCGTCGCCGTTCGCGGTGACGGAGAAGAGCTCGTTGTGCGCCTCGCGGCGGGCAGCGAGCTTTTTTCATTTGGAATGTGAAGACATGTCCGGTATCCGCCTGATAGTGGGCTTGGGCAATCCTGGCCCGGATTACGAAAAGACGCGCCATAACGCCGGTTTCTGGCTGTTGGACGAGCTGTGCTGGCAGTTCAAGGGCAACTGGCGCAGCGAAGGCAAGTTCCACGGCGACGTGGCGCGCGTGAATATAGAAGGACAGGACGTCTGGCTGCTGAAGCCGATGACCTATATGAACCTGTCCGGCCAGGCCGTGCTGGCGCTGGCGCAGTTTTACAAAATCCTGCCGGATGAGATCCTGGTGGTGCATGACGAGCTGGACCTGGCGCCCGGCGTCGCCCGCTTCAAGCAGGGCGGCGGCCATGGCGGCCATAACGGCCTCAAGGACATCGCCTCTCGGCTGAGTTCGCCGGCCTTTTGGCGGTTGCGTTTGGGCATCGGCCATCCCGGAGACAAGAAGGAAGTGGCCAACTTCGTGTTGAAGAAGCCGCGCGCCGAGGAGCAGCAGGCGCTGGACGAAGCCATTCTGGCTTCCTTGCGCGAGCTGCCGCGCGCCGTCGCCGGCAAAATGGCCGAGGCGATGAAGACGCTGCACACCGAAGCGAAATGATAGCGGCTGGCGGCCTGACGGGTCGCCGCCATAATGAATTGAATCAAGAAAGTTTAGGAAGACAGCCATGAGCCTGAAATGCGGAATCGTCGGCTTGCCCAATGTCGGCAAGTCCACCCTGTTCAACGCGCTGACCAAGGCAGGCATCGAAGCCGCCAACTACCCGTTCTGCACCATCGAGCCCAACGTCGGCATCGTGGAAGTGCCGGACCACCGCCTGGGCGAGCTGGCCAAGATCATCAACCCGCAGAAAATCCAGCCGGCCATCGTCGAGTTCGTCGACATCGCCGGCCTGGTGGCGGGCGCCTCCAAGGGCGAGGGGTTGGGCAACCAGTTTCTGGCCAACATCCGCGAAACCGACGCCATCGTCAACGTGGTGCGCTGTTTCGACGACGATAACATCGTGCATGTTGCCGGCAAGGTGGACCCGATCGCCGACATCGAAACCATTCTGACCGAACTGGCGCTGGCCGACCTGTCCGCAGTGGAAAAAGCCATCGCTCGCGAAGGCAAGAAGGCCAAGTCCGGCGACAAGGACGCGCGCGCGCTGATCGCCGTGCTGGAACTGCTGGTGCCGCACCTGAACGAAGGCAAGCCGGCGCGTTCGCTGGGCCTGTCCGATGAAGACAAGGCGCTGATCAAACCGCTGTGCCTGTTGACCATCAAGCCTGCCATGTACGTGGCCAACGTGGCCGAGGATGGCTTCAGCGACAACCCGCTGCTGGCCAAGGTGGAAGAGTACGCCGCCCGCGAAGGCGCGCCGGTCGTCGCGTTGTGCGCGGCCATCGAGTCCGAAATCGCCGAGCTGGACGACGCCGACAAGGCCGAGTTCCTGGAAACGCTGGGCCTGGAAGAGCCGGGCCTGGATAGGCTGATCCGCGCCGGCTACAAACTGTTGGGTCTGCAAACCTACTTCACCGCCGGCGTGAAGGAAGTTCGCGCCTGGACCATTCATGTGGGCGACACCGCGCCCCAGGCGGCCGGCGTGATCCACACCGACTTCGAACGCGGCTTCATTCGCGCGCAAACCATCTCCTACACCGACTTCATCGCGCTGGGCGGCGAAGCCAAGGCCAAGGAGGCCGGCAAGATGCGCGCCGAAGGCAAGGAGTACGTGGTGCAGGATGGCGATGTGATGAACTTCCTGTTCAACGTCTGATTCGGTTTGCAAGCAAGTGGCGGCGAGATGCCGCCACTGTTGCGTTGAAGGTTTGCATTCAGGTGGGGCGGCTGTTTAGTCGTTACAGCTTAGGATTTGGGGTGTAGTCGTGAAGCATGTAGAAGATGAGATCAGCTTGTTGCAGGTTTTGCAGTTTTGCTGGACAAATTTTCGTATCTTGTTGTCAGGTTGCATATTATTCTTGGCTATTGGTTTCGTGTGGTCCATGCGGATGCCAGATGTTTTCGTGGCTCGAACTACGCTGATGATTGCGCCGCCGTTGGGGGCGAAGGGGGGGGCAGCTCTATTGCAGAGCGATCTTTTGTTGATGCAGGCAGTCAATCATTTTGATTTGATGGCGCGATATAAAAGCAGGAAAGAAAATGAAGCCAAGCTCGCGCTGCTAAATAACCATCTGAAGATTAATATTGCGAAAGATCAGTTTTCGGAGCGTCAGGGCCAACTGCTGGAAATCACGGTGTCAGATTCCGACCCTGCGATGGCTGCACGCCTAGCTAACTATTTGGCAGATATTTTACGGCGCAGGATTATTGAAACGCATGTAACCGATCAGGGGCGTAAGCTTTTCGCATTGCAAGGTAGGTTGAAAGCGGCTCAAGAACGCTTAACGCGTGCGCAGCAACGTGTGCTTTTCGATATTCAACGGGGGCGTGTGACGCTGGATTCCACCTCTGTGCAGATGATGGCTGGTTTCGCCCATTTGGAGGGCGTGCTGGCTTCAGTGGATGGTGGCAATCTGAATAGCGCGTTTAGCGACGATGCCATACCTCTATCTGAGACATCGGATACGCATGCCGAAGTGCGTGATTTTTATTATCATAAAGCCCTGGTTAGGGCGTTGGAGAGACAGGTTCAGCAGATGACTTTGTTGGTGTCGGAAGATGTGCAAGTGCTTGCTGAAGCTGCGCCTCCCCTGACCAAGTCTTCTCCTGACAGAAGCTTAATTGTGCTGTTTGCCGCAGCCGTCGGTTTAGGCATTTCGGTGTTGCTGGCGCTCGCATTGCAATGGCGCAAATCAGGGTTTACGGCATTTCATTACGCAAAGTAACTTTTTGAGAGATCAAGGCGCCAGCCCTGCCGATTCATCGCAGGGCTGTTTTACTTCATGTTCATGGTTATCCTGTTTGGGCGAAACGAGATAGGTAGCCTTGCAATTTATTTGGCATTTTTGTCATGGGTAAGGTTGCGGGCGGGATTCGAGCATGTGGCTTGTGCGACATAGGCTTTTATTGATATTCTTTGTTTAAATATTTTCAAAGCTTGAAATAGCAAAAGGTTATATTGATATGAAGAAGTTAATGTTGGCCCTGTTGACTGCCGCCATCGGCAATTTCGCTGTCGCGGCCGACCTGATGGATGCGGTGAAACAGCGCGGCACGCTGAGGATCGCGCTGGAGGGCACTTATCCTCCATTCAACTTCAAGGACGCTAAGCAGCAACTGACTGGCTTCGACGTGGAAATCGCCACCGAGATCGCGCGCCGGATGAAGGTGAGGCCTGAATTCACCACCGCCGAGTGGAGCGGCCTGCTGGCCGGCCTGCAAAGCGGCAAGTTCGACATCGTCGTCAATCAGGTGGGTGTGACCGCGCAGCGCCAGGCGGTGTTCGATTTCAGCCAGCCTTACACCTACTCCAGCGCCCAGCTGATCGTGCGCAAGAACGAAAACCGCGGCTTCAAGAACCTGGCCGACCTGAACGGCAAGAAGCTCGGCGTCGGCCAGGGCAGCAACTACGCCGATATGGCCAAGGCCGCGGCCGGCGTGCAGGTGAAAACCTATCCGGGCGCGCCGGAATATCTGCAGGATTTGGCCACCGGCCGCCTGGACGCGGCGCTGAACGACAGCCTGTTGATCCCGTTCGCGATCAAGCAGGCCAAGCTGCCGCTGAAGGCCGGCGCGCCGGTGGGCGAGGTGGCGACGATGGCGATTCCGTTCGCCAAGGGCAATCCGCAATTCAAGTCCGAGATCGACAAGGCGCTGAGCGGCATGAAAGCGGATGGCACCTTCAAGAGAATATCGGTCAAGTGGTTCGGCATCGACGTGTCCAGAGCGCCGATGGCGAAGAAATAAGCCGGTTTGTGATAGCATGGCCGCGCGCCCCTGCCTTCGCGGGGGCGTCGGTTTTTAAGGAAGGGTGAGATGGGCGATTGGATGGCTCTGTTCGAGACGGCGTGGCCGGTGCTGCTGCAGGGCGCGGCGCATACGCTGTTGTTCGCGCTGGTGGC
This genomic window from Chromobacterium phragmitis contains:
- a CDS encoding SGNH/GDSL hydrolase family protein — translated: MLAAYPHRRILVILLSCMLLLFWLEQAAINAYWRQTFHTPSLLERLDVLSPWREGGSLGGGLRRHSEALQQHVGGWDRRMIDSLNACCLRPRQASSAVVARPAAPKPQASAAAAVKAVDPRLLLDEGLPVLLAGDSMMQGVALHLLPPLFRQHQVKAIDISKQSTGLTYPDFFNWPATVERQLAANPKAQLLVMFVGANDTWDMVNGAHYIRFASPDWEQRYRERIRSILASANKRKVKVLWLGLPNMSRDKLNEGVHYLNRLYREEVTAAGGRFISTREALGSQDDSFNKFMTLPDQGEVAVRTADGVHFTRQGQLLLARRVLAELRFE
- a CDS encoding SGNH/GDSL hydrolase family protein → MTLQAISRVSLWLAAAVLGVQAQAAPVQDFGDPNVARLAARFSLQGDAQPPVRIIQFGDSHTAADYFSGELRARLQARYGDAGIGWLPPLNVPGQRNALAYVRSDGWALRNSRRDIDPDFPLGGFVAVAQRPGASITVKPRTEDNGLWRVRVWLRQSADNQMLTVDDGNGLRRAQVSAGGGWQRVEAKLKLPFTLRAESLPAPDIGGYELEKLAPGVVVDTVGSNGAQLSLWRSWGAAWGRQLAARDADLVILAYGTNEAFDAKLDLDEYKATLQGAISLVRSQLPQAAILMLGAPDSARRKGGAVSRECAGPQRPLLLSAVQQTQRQLARDNHLLYWDWQQAMGGPCSMRIWLQQQLGRPDMVHFTAPGYTRLGDDLYEGLSQRLAR
- a CDS encoding lysophospholipid acyltransferase family protein, with product MKSHDTTSFATRCGRVTRLLGHLAVGVFIVATRYSRLAQAERAVVTRRWAQHALKILGVSIKVRGVNPGFYPPNTLLVANHVSWLDIVALNSCTVSRFVAKREIRQWPLIGWLAYVAGTLFIDRGNRRDASRVNQILAEAMQNGGCMAVFPESTTSDGSGLLPFKASLFEAALLARGTVQPVSLRYQRPDGSLLREAAYIDDISLLQSIRKVLSVPQIEVEISYGQALKAGEPGLDNRFLLAEQSRSEVALGLGLTLEDTQQAADAPAAATNA
- the mutM gene encoding bifunctional DNA-formamidopyrimidine glycosylase/DNA-(apurinic or apyrimidinic site) lyase; this encodes MPELPEVETTRRGVEPHLEGRTLRGAVVRNPSLRWPVPPDLAERVAGEKVLAVRRRAKYLLLECESGTLLIHLGMSGSLRVMPAGAPPQKHDHLDLLLDGQLLRYRDPRRFGAVLWHIGPIELHPLLQALGPEPLSDAFGGETLFQAIRRRGSAVKLAIMDNHVVVGVGNIYANEALFHAGIAPTRAANALTRGDCDRLASEIKAVLKRAIEAGGSTLRDFVDSEGKPGYFQQSYMVYNRQEEPCRRCGSPIRHIRQGQRSTYYCPLCQP
- a CDS encoding tetratricopeptide repeat protein — encoded protein: MRMKPLKRSLPLLLALLLAACAGVKPPAAALALPEAKPAAESGPDEAKLPKVELTPEILYGVLAGEIAARRGAAGSAGLTYLDLARETRDPRMAQRAAEFCLLTGQLKPATEALRLWIELDPDSLPAREQLFITLMRGGKLAESKPLLEELLRLEPQRAPAIFVQLARLSSRPDGGGGQSYQLVRELAGRYPDLPEARFAVLAAAADSNDQAAVDREFDHLARIAPKWDLPVAWQVDRLRRKDMNAAAGFLQRELARRPDAGLELQIAYPRLLVGAKRFPEARAAFESLLKTHPDNPDLLYATGLLAYQMRDLKTAAARLQGALEQHYPEQDFVRYTLGQIAEDERDDERAENWYRQVGSGQQYLPAQSRLAMLEAADGKLDEALGRLSGLGNTDQEKISLALLQSQLAREAKQPRRAYDLLTQALQRQPKASELLYERSLVSDMLGNAGNAERDLKQILKDKPGDAQALNALGYTLANRTTRYQEAYGYIEKALKAEPDNPVILDSMGWAQYKLGRLEAARKTLEKAYAAMPDPEVGAHLGEVLWKLGRRDEALAVWRKELIQHPGHDVISEAMQRLGAKP
- the lolB gene encoding lipoprotein insertase outer membrane protein LolB, encoding MIRRALPLALALLLAGCANEALFRPKPVLESAVDAPFSVSGRLSANLDGKGHVANFDWKHQPPRDEVAINSPLGNTVAKVLRDPAGVTLLADGKRWEADDVESLTRQVMGWPLPLSNLVWWIRGLPAPGAESRFDADGSLEQQGWRIRFIRDADVDSDHPKRVEMQREGLTVKVVVQRWQ
- the ispE gene encoding 4-(cytidine 5'-diphospho)-2-C-methyl-D-erythritol kinase, coding for MQHTFHSFPAPAKLNLLLHVVGKRPDGYHLLETVFRFIDFGDTLQLAVRDDGRIELLTPTEGVSAEQDLTVRAARLLQRESGCRLGASIQLEKRTPMGGGLGGGSSDAATVLIALNRLWGLGWPRDRLQALGLQLGADVPVFIFGRSALACGVGEVLEPLSLKPAWYLVIHPQVHVPTADVFRNFSGTMLTEMGRLGIMRILETTQQRRNDLQAVVEKRFPAVNEALSELRKYGSPLMTGSGACVFLEFKSKDEADKVYRVLSEKYQGFVAEGLNAHPLFDSAE
- a CDS encoding ribose-phosphate pyrophosphokinase codes for the protein MAAYDSLMVFTGTANPELAQNVVKHLDISLGRADVGKFSDGEVAVELLENVRGRDVFILQSTCAPTNDNLMEILTMADALKRASAGRITAAIPYFGYARQDRRPRSARVPISAKLVANMLTSAGIDRVLTVDLHADQIQGFFDIPVDNVYATPVLLKDIRSQRFDDLIVVSPDVGGVVRARAVAKALNTDLAIIDKRRPKANVAEVMNIIGDVSGRTCLIVDDMIDTANTLCKAASALKERGAERVLAYATHPIFSGQAVDRIKNSDIDMVVVTDTIPLTAAAKACPNIRVASIAGLLAETLRRINNEESVSYLFNEELVATGACLP
- the rplY gene encoding 50S ribosomal protein L25 — protein: MSYELIAAKRADLGTGASRRLRHAGKVPAVVYGAGKEAVSLELDHNTMYHAVKHADFHTSVLELVIDGQKEQVKVAAFQMHPYKQQVLHIDFARV